A genome region from Nocardia sp. NBC_01730 includes the following:
- a CDS encoding crotonase/enoyl-CoA hydratase family protein, which yields MTVLIQRNGPVTTVILHRPEARNAVDGPTAAALADAFRAFDADPDAAVAVLWGDGGTFCAGADLKGLGTERSNQVTEDGDGPMGPTRMRLSKPVIAAVSGFAVAGGLELALWCDLRVAEQDSTFGVFCRRWGVPLIDGGTVRLPRIVGTGRAMDMVLTGRPVGADEALRMGLVNRVVPTGEARSAAEEIAAELAALPQACLRSDRMSLLEQDGMGEETALRNEFRHGLTALADGALEGAQRFANGAGRHGGRD from the coding sequence GTGACCGTACTGATCCAACGCAACGGGCCCGTGACCACCGTGATCCTGCACCGTCCCGAGGCACGCAACGCGGTCGACGGACCGACCGCCGCCGCGCTGGCCGACGCCTTCCGCGCGTTCGACGCCGACCCAGACGCGGCCGTAGCCGTGCTGTGGGGCGACGGCGGCACCTTCTGCGCGGGCGCCGACTTGAAGGGACTGGGCACCGAGCGCTCCAACCAGGTCACCGAGGACGGCGACGGCCCGATGGGACCGACCCGCATGCGACTGTCCAAACCGGTGATCGCAGCGGTCTCCGGGTTCGCGGTGGCGGGCGGGCTCGAGCTCGCGCTGTGGTGCGACCTGCGCGTCGCCGAGCAGGACAGCACCTTCGGCGTATTCTGCCGCCGCTGGGGCGTCCCGCTGATCGACGGTGGCACCGTCCGGCTGCCGCGCATCGTCGGCACCGGCCGCGCGATGGACATGGTGCTCACCGGACGTCCCGTCGGTGCCGACGAGGCGCTGCGGATGGGACTGGTGAACCGCGTGGTGCCCACCGGCGAAGCCCGCAGTGCCGCGGAAGAAATCGCCGCGGAACTGGCCGCGCTACCGCAAGCCTGCCTGCGCTCGGACCGCATGTCGCTGCTCGAGCAGGACGGGATGGGCGAGGAGACAGCGCTGCGCAACGAGTTCCGGCACGGCCTGACGGCGCTGGCCGACGGCGCGCTGGAGGGTGCACAGCGGTTCGCGAACGGTGCGGGCCGGCACGGCGGTCGCGACTGA
- a CDS encoding nuclear transport factor 2 family protein, with translation MSVIENKKLLEGIFEQMSHGNTRAMGDAMADDFRWVFPGDWSWTGIWEPKSVVLQQLLRPLMAQFTEYRCAADVIVAEGDRVVVQARGYGVTTRGETYDQTYCFVFRVADGQLKEVVEHCDTALVERVLDPPTA, from the coding sequence GTGAGTGTGATCGAGAACAAGAAGCTGCTCGAAGGCATCTTCGAGCAGATGTCCCACGGCAATACCCGCGCCATGGGCGACGCGATGGCCGACGACTTCCGCTGGGTGTTCCCCGGCGACTGGTCGTGGACCGGCATATGGGAGCCGAAATCCGTTGTGCTACAGCAACTCCTGCGCCCACTCATGGCGCAGTTCACCGAATACCGCTGTGCGGCCGACGTGATCGTCGCGGAGGGTGACCGGGTGGTTGTGCAGGCGCGCGGCTACGGCGTCACCACCCGCGGCGAAACCTATGACCAGACCTACTGTTTCGTCTTTCGGGTCGCCGACGGCCAGCTGAAAGAAGTGGTCGAGCACTGCGACACCGCGCTGGTCGAACGAGTGCTCGACCCGCCGACCGCCTGA
- a CDS encoding GTP-binding protein, protein MVFATSDSLGVPEIHEVQAVKLLVAGGFGVGKTTMVGSVSEIPPLRTEERLSDIGAVVDDLTGVESKTTTTVALDFGRITLNPRVVLYLFGTPGQDRFWFMWQELSVGVLGAVVLADTRRMQDSFAAVDFFESRDIPFIVGVNCFDGADIYDEDEVRGALDIAPHVPVQLCDVRDRDSAKLVLVRLVEHLMALATADVDQRN, encoded by the coding sequence ATGGTGTTCGCAACATCTGACAGTCTCGGCGTGCCCGAGATTCACGAGGTACAGGCAGTCAAGCTCCTGGTCGCCGGAGGGTTCGGTGTCGGAAAGACGACGATGGTTGGCTCGGTCAGCGAAATTCCGCCGCTGCGCACCGAAGAGCGACTGTCGGACATCGGCGCTGTGGTGGACGATCTGACCGGTGTCGAATCCAAGACGACAACCACGGTCGCACTCGACTTCGGCAGGATCACACTCAACCCGCGCGTGGTGCTGTACCTGTTCGGCACGCCGGGGCAGGACCGGTTCTGGTTCATGTGGCAAGAGCTGTCGGTCGGCGTGCTCGGCGCGGTTGTCCTGGCAGACACACGGCGGATGCAGGACAGCTTCGCCGCGGTGGACTTCTTCGAGTCCCGTGACATCCCCTTCATCGTCGGGGTGAACTGCTTCGACGGGGCAGACATCTACGACGAAGACGAGGTCCGCGGTGCCCTGGACATCGCCCCTCATGTCCCGGTGCAACTATGCGATGTCCGAGACCGGGATTCGGCCAAGCTCGTCCTGGTCCGTCTGGTCGAGCATCTGATGGCTCTCGCGACGGCCGACGTCGACCAAAGGAACTGA
- a CDS encoding DUF742 domain-containing protein translates to MTYDDGSWFDEDPGPLVRPFAVTRGRAGRDMHNLDIITLVVAIRPETEAATLDREYGDILRMCQGRPLTIAEIAAGLNLLLAAVKVLVSDLISSGHLIFRSPTKSVDRPDVQLLQAVLDGVRNI, encoded by the coding sequence ATGACATACGACGACGGCTCGTGGTTCGACGAAGACCCCGGCCCCTTGGTTCGCCCTTTCGCGGTGACACGGGGGCGCGCCGGGCGGGATATGCACAACCTCGACATCATCACGCTGGTCGTCGCGATCCGGCCGGAGACCGAGGCAGCGACATTGGATCGGGAATACGGAGACATTTTGCGGATGTGCCAGGGACGGCCCTTGACGATCGCCGAGATCGCCGCCGGACTGAACCTCCTGCTGGCGGCGGTCAAGGTGCTTGTCAGCGATCTGATCAGCTCGGGGCACCTGATCTTCAGATCCCCGACCAAGTCCGTCGATCGTCCCGACGTCCAGCTGCTGCAGGCGGTGCTCGATGGTGTTCGCAACATCTGA
- a CDS encoding acyl-CoA dehydrogenase family protein has product MQTHEVFNQVPDIVPFDVSRNPSLIEGLHREGAGWAEPEVRELGALAGGAEAQEWGRLANEYPPVLRTHDRYGNRIDEVEFHPHWHNLMRVAVEHGLHGSPWLDDRPGTHVARAAKFYTWGVADAGHMCPISMTYAVVPALRHNPDLAAKYEPLLGSRIYEFGLREPSTKAGLIAGMSMTEKQGGSDVRANTTTATPRPDGTYRIVGHKWFTSAPMSDLFLTLAQAPGGLSCFLLPRVLPDGTRNPLRIQRLKDKLGNKSNASAEIEYENATGWLVGAEGAGVKTIIEMVNMTRLDCVIGSATGMRVGAVYAVHHARHREAFGAELIDQPAMRNVLADLVIESDAATTVMMRLAGATDRATQDPAEAALRRIALAVTKYWVCKRAPAHAAEALECFGGNGYAEDSGMPRLYREAPVMSIWEGSGNVAALDALRAMGRQPETVEAYFNEVSLAKGAHPRLDDAIARIGKELSDLSDIQYRARRIVELMALVLQGAQLVRHGHPAVADAFCATRLGDDWGIAFGTLPTGVDTGAIIERAFV; this is encoded by the coding sequence ATGCAGACGCATGAAGTCTTCAACCAGGTGCCCGACATCGTTCCCTTCGACGTCTCGCGGAACCCGTCGCTGATCGAGGGATTGCACCGGGAAGGTGCGGGCTGGGCCGAACCGGAGGTCCGAGAACTCGGCGCGCTCGCGGGTGGCGCCGAGGCGCAGGAGTGGGGCAGGCTGGCCAACGAGTACCCGCCGGTGCTGCGCACCCATGATCGCTACGGCAACCGGATCGACGAGGTCGAGTTCCATCCGCACTGGCACAACCTGATGCGAGTCGCCGTCGAACACGGCCTGCACGGCTCACCCTGGCTGGACGACCGGCCGGGCACGCATGTCGCGCGCGCGGCGAAGTTCTACACCTGGGGCGTCGCCGACGCGGGCCACATGTGCCCGATCTCGATGACCTATGCGGTGGTGCCCGCGCTGCGGCACAACCCGGACCTCGCGGCGAAATACGAACCGCTGCTCGGCTCCCGGATCTACGAGTTCGGCCTGCGTGAGCCGTCCACCAAAGCCGGGCTCATCGCGGGCATGTCGATGACCGAGAAGCAGGGCGGCTCGGACGTCCGTGCCAACACCACCACCGCGACCCCGCGGCCGGACGGCACGTACCGCATCGTCGGGCACAAGTGGTTCACCTCCGCGCCCATGTCGGACCTGTTCCTCACGCTGGCGCAGGCGCCCGGCGGCCTGTCCTGTTTCCTGCTGCCCCGGGTGCTGCCGGACGGCACTCGCAATCCCCTCCGGATCCAGCGGCTCAAGGACAAGCTCGGCAACAAGTCCAACGCCTCCGCGGAGATCGAGTACGAGAACGCCACCGGCTGGTTGGTCGGCGCGGAGGGCGCCGGTGTCAAGACCATCATCGAGATGGTGAACATGACCAGGCTGGACTGCGTGATCGGCTCGGCAACCGGCATGCGGGTCGGCGCGGTGTACGCCGTCCACCATGCCAGGCACCGGGAAGCGTTCGGCGCCGAGCTGATCGACCAGCCCGCCATGCGTAACGTGCTGGCCGACCTGGTGATCGAATCGGACGCCGCGACCACCGTGATGATGCGGCTGGCCGGTGCCACCGACCGGGCCACGCAGGACCCGGCCGAGGCGGCGCTGCGGCGAATCGCGTTGGCGGTCACCAAATACTGGGTGTGCAAGCGAGCGCCCGCGCACGCCGCCGAGGCGCTGGAATGCTTCGGCGGCAACGGATATGCCGAGGATTCCGGGATGCCGCGGCTGTACCGTGAGGCGCCGGTGATGTCCATCTGGGAAGGTTCCGGTAACGTCGCGGCGCTGGATGCCTTGCGTGCCATGGGTCGTCAGCCCGAGACCGTCGAGGCGTACTTCAACGAGGTGTCGCTCGCGAAGGGTGCGCACCCGCGCCTGGACGATGCGATCGCCCGGATCGGCAAGGAACTGTCCGACCTGAGCGACATCCAATACCGCGCGCGGCGCATCGTCGAGTTGATGGCGCTGGTGCTGCAGGGCGCGCAACTGGTCCGGCACGGCCACCCGGCCGTCGCCGACGCCTTCTGCGCCACTCGGCTCGGCGACGATTGGGGCATCGCGTTCGGCACGCTGCCCACCGGGGTGGACACCGGCGCCATCATCGAGCGAGCATTCGTCTGA
- a CDS encoding TetR/AcrR family transcriptional regulator: MAYRRTPAVQARLDAQAGLIVHAATRVLSRGGYAALSMAAVAAEAGVATGTVYKNFDGKADLVSAVFRKVVRREVAAVAEAGAHGTAVERVTAAVETFAGRALKNPKLAYVLLAEPVDTVVDSERLTFRHAFAEVFESAVAEGVSRGELPPQDPRISAAALVGAIGEVLVGPLADAPHGESVVPELIAFAIRALGVRADQGVDGAQLESGVADADA, encoded by the coding sequence GTGGCCTACCGCAGAACCCCCGCCGTGCAGGCCCGCTTGGACGCGCAGGCGGGGCTGATCGTGCACGCCGCGACCAGGGTGCTGTCCCGCGGTGGGTACGCCGCGCTCTCCATGGCGGCGGTCGCGGCCGAGGCCGGAGTGGCCACCGGGACCGTCTACAAGAATTTCGACGGCAAGGCCGATCTGGTGAGCGCGGTCTTCCGCAAGGTTGTCCGCCGCGAGGTAGCCGCGGTGGCCGAGGCGGGCGCGCACGGAACCGCCGTCGAGCGGGTGACCGCGGCGGTCGAGACCTTCGCCGGTCGTGCGTTGAAGAATCCGAAACTGGCCTACGTGCTGCTGGCCGAACCGGTCGACACCGTCGTCGACAGCGAACGGCTGACCTTCCGGCACGCATTCGCCGAAGTGTTCGAATCCGCTGTGGCCGAGGGGGTTTCGCGAGGCGAACTGCCGCCCCAGGACCCGAGGATCAGCGCGGCGGCCCTGGTCGGCGCGATCGGCGAGGTGCTGGTCGGCCCGCTCGCGGACGCACCGCACGGGGAATCCGTCGTCCCCGAACTCATCGCTTTCGCGATACGCGCGCTGGGTGTGCGCGCCGACCAGGGCGTCGACGGCGCTCAGCTGGAATCAGGAGTGGCAGATGCAGACGCATGA
- a CDS encoding aminoglycoside phosphotransferase family protein, which translates to MSKLTKTRVLGIAGRIATHAIRERLLPTRPTALTEVPRSPEFLTTEWLTHALCSAVPGAEVSSFTLGSGSDGSTSRRAVTIEYNAAGSAAGLPVDVFTKSTPTFRSRLVTGPTGAAASEALFYNVIRPDLDIEAPSGYFAGVDTRSGRSMFLLEDVSKTRGCTFGDPTTMSIDRAKAEDIVRLLGTVHGTFWQSPRFDSDLREIKDAETWQLDVNRLIRFRTRSVVGVNRAADVSPPEFLARRNELWPAFLRSLELHNHGPATLLHSDVHSRNWYINGDGRMGLYDWQCITKGHWGLDVAYALTSALTVEDRRAWEKDLLGIYADQLATSGGPALSLDEVWLGYRQQLFHGLFFWLLTLGVGALEPAMQPEAVSRANLERMTHAVIDLESLDSLS; encoded by the coding sequence ATGAGTAAATTGACCAAGACACGTGTGCTCGGGATCGCCGGGCGAATCGCGACGCATGCCATCCGGGAGCGATTGCTGCCGACTCGGCCGACCGCGTTGACAGAGGTTCCCCGATCGCCCGAGTTCCTCACCACCGAGTGGCTCACCCATGCATTGTGCAGTGCTGTGCCGGGCGCCGAAGTATCGAGTTTTACGCTTGGCAGCGGAAGTGATGGCTCCACCAGCCGTCGCGCCGTAACGATCGAGTACAACGCCGCCGGATCCGCCGCCGGACTCCCTGTCGATGTGTTCACGAAGTCCACACCGACTTTCCGGTCTCGCCTGGTGACGGGTCCGACCGGGGCGGCAGCCTCGGAGGCATTGTTCTACAACGTGATCCGTCCCGACTTGGACATCGAGGCGCCGTCAGGATATTTCGCCGGTGTCGACACCAGGTCCGGCAGGTCTATGTTCCTGCTGGAGGATGTGTCGAAAACCCGCGGGTGCACGTTCGGAGATCCGACAACGATGTCTATCGATCGCGCGAAGGCGGAGGATATCGTCCGGCTGCTCGGTACGGTGCACGGAACGTTCTGGCAGAGCCCACGATTCGATTCCGACCTCAGGGAAATCAAAGACGCCGAAACGTGGCAGCTGGACGTGAATCGGCTGATTCGCTTCCGCACCCGCAGCGTGGTGGGCGTCAACCGTGCCGCCGATGTCAGTCCGCCGGAATTTCTCGCGCGGCGAAACGAGCTGTGGCCTGCGTTTCTCCGCTCACTCGAGTTGCACAACCACGGTCCGGCCACGCTGCTGCATTCGGACGTGCACTCACGGAACTGGTACATCAACGGCGACGGGCGGATGGGCCTGTACGACTGGCAGTGCATCACCAAGGGCCACTGGGGTCTCGATGTCGCCTATGCGCTGACCTCGGCACTCACCGTCGAGGATCGCCGGGCGTGGGAGAAGGACCTGCTGGGGATCTATGCCGATCAGCTGGCCACGTCGGGCGGCCCGGCACTGTCACTGGACGAGGTGTGGCTCGGATATCGGCAGCAGTTGTTCCACGGGCTGTTCTTCTGGCTGTTGACGCTCGGTGTCGGCGCGCTGGAGCCGGCCATGCAGCCCGAGGCGGTATCACGGGCGAATCTCGAGCGCATGACGCATGCGGTGATAGATCTCGAGTCACTCGACAGTCTGTCCTGA